In Mastomys coucha isolate ucsf_1 unplaced genomic scaffold, UCSF_Mcou_1 pScaffold5, whole genome shotgun sequence, one genomic interval encodes:
- the Enpp7 gene encoding ectonucleotide pyrophosphatase/phosphodiesterase family member 7, translating to MGHSAVLLSVALAILPACVTGAPVQRQQKLLLVSFDGFRWDYDQDVDTPNLDSMAQEGVKAQYMTPAFVTMTSPCHFTLVTGKYIENHGVVHNMFYNTTSTVRLPYHATLGIQRWWDNGSIPIWITAQRQGLKTGSFFYPGGNVTYQGEAVTMSRKEGVLHNYKNETEWRENVDTVMKWFTEEDVALVTLYFGEPDSTGHKYGPESQERKDMVKQVDRTVGYLRDSIRYHKLTDSLNLIITSDHGMTTVNKKASDLVEFHKFPNFTFQDIQFELLDYGPNGMLIPEEGMLEKVYNVLKDAHPRLHVYKKEDFPKTFHYANNPRITSLLMYSDLGYVIHGRVSVQFNSGEHGFDNEEMDMKTIFRAVGPSFKAGLEVEPFESVHVYELMCQLLGIVPEPNDGHPGILQHMLLSGSALPLNHQHHLVVLFMAILSCLAKVV from the exons ATGGGACACTCAGCTGTCCTCCTCTCTGTGGCTCTGGCCATCCTCCCGGCTTGTGTCACTGGGGCCCCTGTCCAGAGGCAACAGAAGCTACTCCTTGTGTCCTTTGATGGCTTCCGCTGGGACTATGATCAAGACGTGGACACCCCCAACCTGGACTCCATGGCTCAGGAAGGGGTGAAAGCTCAGTATATGACGCCTGCCTTTGTCACTATGACTAGCCCCTGCCACTTTACACTGGTCACCG GCAAATACATCGAGAACCATGGGGTGGTCCACAACATGTTCTACAATACCACCAGCACGGTGAGGCTGCCCTACCACGCCACGCTCGGTATCCAGAGGTGGTGGGACAATGGTAGCATACCCATCTGGATCACAGCCCAAAGGCAG GGCTTAAAAACCGGCTCCTTCTTCTATCCCGGTGGGAACGTCACCTACCAAGGAGAGGCAGTGACAATGAGCCGGAAGGAGGGCGTCTTACACAATTACAAAAACGAGACGGAGTGGAGGGAGAATGTGGACACAGTAATGAAGTGGTTCACGGAGGAGGACGTGGCCCTCGTCACTCTCTACTTTGGGGAGCCAGACTCCACTGGCCACAAGTATGGTCCTGAGTCCCAGGAGAGGAAGGACATGGTGAAACAGGTAGACAGGACGGTGGGCTACCTCCGGGACAGCATCAGGTACCACAAGCTCACGGACAGTCTCAACCTGATCATCACCTCGGACCACGGCATGACAACTGTCAACAAGAAGGCCAGCGACCTAGTTGAGTTCCACAAGTTCCCCAACTTCACGTTCCAGGACATCCAGTTCGAGCTGTTAGACTATGGGCCTAATGGGATGCTGATCCCCGAGGAAGGAATGTTGGAGAAGGTTTACAACGTCCTGAAGGACGCCCACCCCAGGCTGCACGTGTACAAGAAGGAGGACTTCCCGAAGACCTTTCACTACGCCAACAACCCCAGGATCACATCCCTGCTCATGTACAGCGACCTCGGCTACGTCATCCACGGG agAGTGAGTGTCCAGTTCAACAGTGGTGAACATGGCTTCGACAACGAAGAAATGGACATGAAGACCATCTTCCGGGCTGTGGGTCCCAGCTTCAAGGCAGGCTTGGAGGTGGAACCCTTTGAGAGTGTCCACGTGTATGAGCTCATGTGCCAGCTGCTGGGCATTGTGCCTGAGCCCAACGACGGGCATCCTGGCATCCTGCAACACATGCTCCTATCAG GGTCCGCTCTCCCGCTCAACCATCAGCACCACTTGGTGGTGCTGTTCATGGCGATTCTATCGTGCCTGGCCAAGGTTGTATAA